In Alosa sapidissima isolate fAloSap1 chromosome 4, fAloSap1.pri, whole genome shotgun sequence, the following are encoded in one genomic region:
- the LOC121706803 gene encoding adenosine receptor A1-like, translated as MGNHTTEAIYTFLELLIAVACCLGNLLVIWAVWACGAMRRQPTFCFIISLAVADFLVGAVAVPLAVLVDGRVRTSFYGCLFLSCVVIVLTQASVHSQSLG; from the coding sequence ATGGGAAATCACACCACTGAGGCCATATACACTTTCCTGGAATTGCTGATCGCCGTGGCATGTTGCCTTGGTAACCTGCTGGTGATCTGGGCAGTGTGGGCGTGTGGTGCCATGCGGCGGCAGCCCACCTTCTGCTTCATCATCTCTCTGGCCGTAGCTGACTTCCTGGTGGGGGCCGTGGCCGTACCTCTGGCGGTTCTGGTGGATGGACGGGTCAGAACTTCTTTCTACGGCTGCCTGTTCCTCAGTTGTGTGGTGATTGTTCTGACCCAAGCCTCTGTCCATTCCCAGTCCCTAGGCTAA
- the LOC121706800 gene encoding adenosine receptor A1-like: protein MAKHIEVLYTVLEVLIAVACCLGNLLVIWAVWACGAMRRQPTFCFIVSLAVADFLVGAVAVPMAVLVDGRVRTSFYGCVTLCSVVVILPLASIHSLMAIALDRFLRVYIPHRYKGVVTQFHSWSIVGVCWFSAGILGFIPMFGWYRHDTLEYMEASNSTTITCTFLAVIPMPYIVNFIFLTCLLPPMLLMMVLYFYIFRRIHQQLRGHGLGGSESRSRSYYQKERKLTRSLAVILALFAVSWLPLHFMNITSFYGTLVPHQAFYVGILLSHANSAVNPVVYAWKIRKIKSAFKMLWSRYLLCMEYQETPGGSQVTNSTSTTRN from the exons ATGGCCAAGCACATAGAAGTTCTCTACACCGTGCTTGAGGTCCTGATCGCTGTGGCATGTTGCCTTGGTAACCTGCTGGTCATCTGGGCAGTGTGGGCGTGTGGTGCCATGCGGCGGCAGCCCACCTTCTGCTTCATCGTCTCTCTGGCTGTTGCCGACTTCCTGGTGGGGGCTGTGGCGGTACCTATGGCGGTTCTGGTGGACGGACGGGTCAGAACCTCCTTCTATGGCTGTGTGACCCTGTGTTCTGTGGTGGTCATTTTGCCCCTAGCCTCAATTCATTCACTGATGGCCATTGCTCTGGACAGGTTCCTACGTGTCTACATCCCTCACCG ATACAAGGGAGTTGTGACACAATTTCACTCCTGGTCTATTGTGGGAGTTTGCTGGTTCTCTGCTGGTATATTGGGCTTCATTCCTATGTTTGGTTGGTATCGCCATGATACTCTTGAATACATGGAAGCATCCAACTCGACAACCATCACTTGTACATTTCTGGCGGTGATTCCAATGCCATACATAGTCAACTTTATTTTTTTGACCTGCTTACTCCCACCTATGCTGCTTATGATGGTGTTGTACTTCTATATATTTAGAAGGATCCACCAACAGTTGAGAGGCCATGGACTGGGCGGCAGTGAGTCTCGGTCTCGTTCCTACTACCAGAAGGAACGGAAACTCACCCGGTCCCTCGCTGTCATTCTGgcactctttgctgtttccTGGCTACCTCTGCATTTCATGAACATCACCTCCTTCTACGGTACTCTAGTTCCTCACCAGGCCTTCTATGTCggcatcctcctctctcatgcAAACTCAGCTGTTAACCCAGTCGTGTATGCTTGGAAGATCCGCAAGATCAAGTCTGCTTTTAAGATGTTGTGGAGCAGATACCTTCTATGCATGGAGTACCAAGAGACCCCAGGGGGCAGTCAGGTGACCaacagcaccagcaccaccaggaATTAG